In Gadus chalcogrammus isolate NIFS_2021 chromosome 13, NIFS_Gcha_1.0, whole genome shotgun sequence, the genomic stretch ttagaaacaaaaaataatcaaattcaCCAATAATAACTTTAAGTGAGTTATTAAAGTCCCaaatggtctagcggttaggattccttgttttcacccaggtggcccgggttcgactcccggtatgggaaccaGACTTTTTAGGTGcggctcttcgtggccatgctgtggcacttccattaaacgaagatttccgcatgtcagttgtaaagtatacatacgctactcgcactacatcctacagatgcataagatcttctacgtaatacctaacatttctgaaaatatgggaggctTTGAATTatacaatcaaactacaaaaagacgattaacaaagaaagtttaaaacaaaaaataatcaaattcaaTTCTTTATAGAATttccatatggtctagcggttaggattcctggttttcacccaggtggcccgggttcgactcccggtatgggaactagaaattttaggtgcagctcttcgtggccatgctgtGGCACATCCATGAAAGGAAGATTTCCGcatgtcagttgtaaagtatacatacgccactcgcacTACATCCTGCAGATGCCTAAGATCTTCTGTGTAAtacctaacatttctgaaaatatatgaggccttgaattatgcaatcaaactacaaaaagacaattaacaaagaaagtttgaaacaaaatatataacccTTTATTGGTGTTAAtgaagtcccatatggtctagcggataggattcctggttttcacccaggcggcccgggttagactcccggtatgggaactagtaATTTTAGGTAGGCCCTGTTCACCTATCGTTATCATGCTGTTGTGCGACGATGAAACGAAGATATCCACATgaccgttgtaggcctactgtatacaaACGGACTCAACTTGCACCACACCCTTCTGTTGTGGTGAGCGTACGCTCATGTGAGTAATATGTCCAATATACAAAAGTATTGGGCACCTTGAATTATGAAATCaaactacaataaaacaattaataacgaaagtaaaaaataatcaaGGTTGGCATTAATAACTTTAATGATATTAAtgaagtcccatatggtctagtgcagtggttcccaaacgtTTTGTGCCCAAGGCACACCAAAGGACAAATAAAAATTTCAAGGCACACCTATTGTGCAAAATAGCCTTATAACACATGTTATCACTAATATCTGTTTATCTGTTAAGTTTATAATTATTTACTAATGCCAAATAAGATGTGACAAAGACAACTATTCTACTCATGAAATATTTATTAACAAAATACTtcacaaaaatatttaaactttatcAAATTGGGCTTAATCAAACACACCCATTTCAACCAGACAGGTGAGGCAAAGGAAACTGAAATTCAGCAGAGAACTGTCCATGAGAAAGCTGCATGGTCCTGAATCTGACCCACAAATTATAACTAACATTTAGAATCAggctttttttgtaaatattctaACAAATCAGTGGGACACATGTGCCTGTCGGGGCGCACAGATTTTTTTAATCCTTGGTGGCACGGAGGAGAGGGCCACTCGCAAGTCCTGCTCAACAGAGAGCCGTGACCTGGTCTTGTTCTTCATGTAAACAAGAGTGGAGAACGCCAACTCACACAGGTAGGTGGTGGGGAAATGAAGAAGTTGGTCGATAGCGTGGTGGGAGATGGTTGGATATTCTGATGCACAAACCAACCAAAACTGATCGAGTGTGAGCTCACTAAATTTCAGTTTCAGCGTGCGGTCCGCACGGAGCTCTgcgccctcctctctctccttcatagtGAGCTTCTCTTTTGAGGACTCGGACTCCTGGTTGAATGGGTCTCGGATCCAGTCATTGTCCTCGATGTCCGCCACACGTGGAAAATAGCGATCAAACCTCTCTTTTAAGGTCTGAAGGTGTTCGGCATATATAGCGCGCTCACTGGCTGCCTGTGGCGCAGCTGATGCCAGCGGGAACATGTTCATGGAGCCCTGTTCCAAAGCCTCGCGCCACAGGGTCAGTTTGCCCATAAAGCCCCGAATCTTGTCTGTGGATGATAAAATGTTTTCATTCCTGCCCTGAAGCTTGGCGTTTAACTCGTGGAGATGCCCAAATCTGTCTGCAAGGTAAGCCAGCCTGGCGCACCAGCTCTCATCCGCGAGCCTGTCTTTATGTGGGACAGCGTGTTCACGTGAAAATTCCAAAAGCTCTTCCCGAAGCTCGTAAAAACGGGATAAGACTTTCCCCCGAGACAACCATCGTACCTCTGTGTGGAGGATCAGGCTTTGGTGGTCGGCTCCCATCTCAGCGCACAGCTGGGAGAAAAGGCGAGATTTCAGGGGCCTTGATTTGATGTAATTCACCATCTGCACAGCCTGATTCAGCACCTCAGTCAACTCCGGGGGCATGGTTTTGGCAACTAATGCCTCTTGGTGCAAAATGCAGTGGTTGGTCATTATTTGTGGATTTTGTGCTTTTACCTTTGCAATAaagcctctcactctccccgtcATGCATGCCGCACCATCCGTGCACAGACTGACGCACATACTCCAGCACAGATTGTTTTCTTTTAAGTAGTTATCAGTTACCTTGAATATTTCTTCTCCCGTTGTATGGCTTGCCATTTCTTTACAGAAGAAAAAAGTCTCTTTAATAGAGTCACCGTCAACATACCTGACGTTTGCCAGGAGCTGGGCAGCCCCACTTATGTCGGTCGATTCATCTATTTGAAGAGAAAATCTGCCGCTCGCCTGCAGTTTCTCTGTTAAATGTTGTTCAATGTCTTCTGACATGTCATCTATTCGTCTTTTGATTGTGTTATCAGATGCCGGCACCTTGGATAGCTCATTTGCGGCATCTGGACCCAGCATGACACCTGCAATTATTTTGCAAGCAGGGAGGATGAGTGTCTCCGCTATTGTGTGGGGCTTCTTTTGCTTTGCAATAAGCTCCGCTAACATGTAACTAGCCTCCATTGCCTTTTCGGACACTTTCACACAATCCAACAAACGGTCTTGCTGCCTCTGGTTCAGATCCCGCGCTCTTTTGAAATAGGCCAGGTTTCTCTCAGCGTGGAAGGGATGTTTGGTTTCCAAGTGCCTCTTCAGCTTGCTTGGAACCATATTAGAATTAGCTAACTTCTCCCGACAGAGGACGCACTCCGGCTGAGGAATGTTGACATCCCCGGTCCAACTGAAGCCATAAGACAGGTAACTTTCATGATACTGTCAGCTGACAGTTTTTTCCCTCTTTTCTTTCGGTGGGTTGTCGGACTCGGCAGTCTCTGCACTGGTGGTTGGTAGTTGTTTGCTCCGCACGAGAAAGCGCTCCATTttccctcttgtttatgttttaatgttgtGTTGACCTACTGCCTTTGATGCGTCAGTCTAAATTAAATCCCCACCTGCGCAACTGCGCGAACAGCGAAATGTGGGATCCTCTTTGAGGATTTCTTAAATAGTTTTTAGATAAAGAGTTTGCCTCTGTATTATGGAATGAGTGCATTCAAAGTAGTAtatagtaaattaaaataattattttcgtATAGTTGTATACTATATTGCAGTAGGCGTTGCCACAAAatcccacggcacacttggactTGCCTCACGGCACACCAGTGTGCCGCGGCAcacagtttgggaaccactggtctagtggttaggattcctggttttcactcaggcggcccgggttcaactcccggtatgggaacatgtACATTTAGGTGCGTCTGCTGTGGTGCTGCTATTAAACAAAGCTTTCTgcttgtcagttgtaatgtatacatactcCACTCGCACCACAACCTACAGATGCAGAAGCTCTTCTTCGTTATATGCaaaatttcagaaattattgggggccttgaattacgcaattacactacaataaaacaatttacaaactaagttagaaacaaaaaataatcaaattcaGCAATAATGACTTCAAGTGAGTTAttaaagtcccatatggtctagcggttaggattcctggttttcacccaggcggcccgggttcgactcccggtatgggaactagaaattGTAGGTAGGCCCTGGGCACCTAACGTTATCATGCTGTTGTGCGACGATGAAACGAAGATATCCACATgaccgttgtaggcctactgtatacaaACTGACTCAACTTGCACCAAACCCTTCTGTTGTGGTGAGCGTACGCTCATGTGAGTAATATGTCCAATATACGAAAGTATTGGGcaccttgaattatgcaattaaactacgataaaacaattaataacgaaagttagaaacaaaaaataatcaaggTCGGCAATAATAACTTTAATGGTGTTAATGAAGTCCCAAatgtctagcggttaggattcctggtttttacccaggcggcccgggttcaaCTCCCGGTATGGAAACATGTACATTTAGG encodes the following:
- the LOC130402413 gene encoding zinc finger BED domain-containing protein 5-like, whose translation is MVPSKLKRHLETKHPFHAERNLAYFKRARDLNQRQQDRLLDCVKVSEKAMEASYMLAELIAKQKKPHTIAETLILPACKIIAGVMLGPDAANELSKVPASDNTIKRRIDDMSEDIEQHLTEKLQASGRFSLQIDESTDISGAAQLLANVRYVDGDSIKETFFFCKEMASHTTGEEIFKVTDNYLKENNLCWSMCVSLCTDGAACMTGRVRGFIAKLCAEMGADHQSLILHTEVRWLSRGKVLSRFYELREELLEFSREHAVPHKDRLADESWCARLAYLADRFGHLHELNAKLQGRNENILSSTDKIRGFMGKLTLWREALEQGSMNMFPLASAAPQAASERAIYAEHLQTLKERFDRYFPRVADIEDNDWIRDPFNQESESSKEKLTMKEREEGAELRADRTLKLKFSELTLDQFWLVCASEYPTISHHAIDQLLHFPTTYLCELAFSTLVYMKNKTRSRLSVEQDLRVALSSVPPRIKKICAPRQAHVSH